Proteins from a single region of Halogeometricum borinquense DSM 11551:
- a CDS encoding sensor histidine kinase, whose amino-acid sequence MTRGYRRLLPIVTMGFGVGLVGVSLAEILLRMSGRIPTGIPFWASVTTSAPFALYLMIGGYWLKRSDVPEVRYPRVLAITMTGMMFLGGFFTIIGVTFRQVGIVQTLSPIRWGLSVGGGSGLLLAFLNAQRIEKELASERELIRSAELEERRELLNYLNALLRHEVLNTANVIEGYATGLMESLDGDEKDNAATIRRQARELTVIIDDVRFLLRAAGENPSMEPTNLSRMLRDELTSLQDRHPEVDIDRDIPDEVYVAADLMLKRLLSNLLENAVEHNPDERPWVSAEVSVTDDTAAVRIEDNGPGVPETVQSDLFKPAQKWDDRHGLGLLIVKRLANRYDGRIELTETGPDGSVFTVELPLATT is encoded by the coding sequence ATGACTCGGGGATACCGACGATTACTCCCAATCGTTACGATGGGATTCGGAGTTGGTCTCGTCGGTGTCAGCCTCGCCGAAATCCTGCTTCGGATGAGTGGTCGGATCCCGACAGGAATCCCGTTTTGGGCGAGCGTCACGACCAGTGCCCCGTTTGCACTGTATCTCATGATCGGCGGATACTGGCTCAAGCGGAGTGATGTCCCCGAAGTCCGTTACCCCCGAGTGCTCGCGATTACGATGACTGGAATGATGTTTCTCGGCGGATTCTTCACAATCATTGGGGTCACCTTTCGACAGGTGGGAATCGTCCAAACCCTCTCTCCGATTCGGTGGGGATTGTCGGTGGGAGGGGGCAGTGGATTACTCCTTGCGTTCTTGAACGCCCAACGAATAGAGAAAGAACTCGCCAGTGAACGCGAATTGATCCGCTCAGCGGAGCTTGAGGAGCGTCGAGAACTCCTCAATTATCTGAATGCGTTGCTCCGCCACGAAGTACTGAATACCGCGAACGTCATCGAAGGATATGCCACTGGCTTGATGGAGTCTCTAGACGGCGATGAAAAGGACAACGCCGCGACGATCCGGCGCCAAGCCCGAGAGCTGACAGTAATAATAGACGATGTCCGCTTTCTTCTTCGGGCCGCTGGCGAGAATCCGTCGATGGAACCGACCAACCTCTCTCGGATGCTTCGAGATGAACTGACGAGTCTCCAAGATCGACATCCAGAGGTCGATATCGACCGGGACATTCCGGACGAGGTGTACGTCGCTGCCGATCTAATGCTCAAACGACTGCTCTCCAACCTGTTGGAAAATGCCGTAGAGCACAACCCAGACGAGAGACCCTGGGTATCTGCCGAGGTATCCGTCACCGACGATACTGCGGCAGTCCGCATCGAGGATAACGGTCCAGGCGTTCCGGAAACCGTTCAGTCGGATCTGTTCAAACCAGCCCAGAAGTGGGATGACCGGCACGGACTGGGTCTCCTCATCGTCAAACGACTGGCCAACCGATACGACGGCCGGATCGAACTCACCGAAACCGGTCCGGACGGGAGCGTGTTCACGGTCGAACTCCCTCTGGCGACGACGTAG